The Cyanobacterium sp. T60_A2020_053 genomic sequence CTTTTGACCATTTGATTAGTTTATTAGATAAGTTTCCTCACTCCAATATAGTGGGATAATCAATCATCATGATCTTTAATTTTTCTTTCAAATTACTAGCTGACGGAGAAAAACTCTTATGTCAATGTTCTTTATATAAAACTTATCGAGTCATGACTAATGTGCCAGTGGATGTGGTTTGGCATCGTCTAATTAATCTGGCTGATATGTCTTGGCATCCTTTATTTGAAAAAACGAAGTTACCAAAGGGTTTAATCCCTAAACCTGGTTTAATTTTTCGGGTAGTTACTCGTTTAACACCAATTCCAATTCGGGTTTTTGTGGAAAATGTACGCCCTCGTGAATTTCTGAGTATTCGTTTATTGGCAATTCCGGGTATTGAGCAAAGAATTACTTATCACATGGAGTCCACCTTGCGTGGTAGTTATATTGTTTATTCTATCACTCTCAAGGGGTGGCTATCTCCATTAATTTGGTGGTTAATCAAGCCTTATTCGATGGAAGTTGCTTCGGAGTTGGCGAATGCGGCGGCGAAGTCTTTACCATAATAGATATTATCTGAGT encodes the following:
- a CDS encoding SRPBCC family protein; protein product: MIFNFSFKLLADGEKLLCQCSLYKTYRVMTNVPVDVVWHRLINLADMSWHPLFEKTKLPKGLIPKPGLIFRVVTRLTPIPIRVFVENVRPREFLSIRLLAIPGIEQRITYHMESTLRGSYIVYSITLKGWLSPLIWWLIKPYSMEVASELANAAAKSLP